A genomic segment from Gracilimonas sediminicola encodes:
- a CDS encoding replication-associated recombination protein A, whose protein sequence is MDLFEEKKSGGFQSSSQKENPQYNQPLATRMRPQSLDEFAGQEHLVGEGKMLQRMIDTGIIGSLIFYGPPSSGKTTLAHVISREIKAQFEVINAVLDGIKELRNVVDKAEKLRKLNGRKTILFVDEIHRWNKAQQDALLPHLESGIITLVGATTENPFYSLVNPLLSRCQLFELHPLTTKDVRLMLNRALEDSERGLGDKNIEVTEDAFNHLAEMAGGDIRNALNALEVAVLSSTPEDDGKITISLEVAKESIQRRNVRYDRTGDEHYHYASAFIKSMRGSDPDASLYWMNAMLEGGDDPNFIFRRMFIFASEDVGLAEPNAITIVNSCQEAFMKCGMPEGMYFLSHACLYLSQCPKSNSTKAIFEVNREISDRGVKDIPPYLKDKTANKKGAKYLGVENASENYKYPHSHPNNWVDQQYLPDDLKDKKWYEAGTQGREALLWKKWQEIKNQKPEK, encoded by the coding sequence ATGGATCTCTTCGAAGAAAAAAAGTCTGGTGGTTTTCAATCTTCTTCCCAAAAAGAAAATCCGCAGTATAACCAGCCGTTAGCTACCCGGATGCGTCCGCAGTCGCTGGATGAATTTGCCGGGCAGGAGCATTTGGTTGGTGAAGGCAAAATGCTGCAGCGGATGATTGATACCGGCATTATTGGTTCGTTGATTTTTTACGGTCCGCCCAGTTCGGGTAAGACCACGCTTGCTCACGTAATTTCGAGAGAGATAAAGGCACAGTTTGAAGTGATCAATGCGGTTTTGGATGGCATAAAGGAGCTTCGAAATGTGGTTGATAAAGCCGAGAAACTGAGGAAACTCAATGGACGGAAGACCATCCTTTTTGTGGACGAAATTCACCGCTGGAACAAAGCCCAGCAGGACGCCCTGCTACCACATCTGGAATCCGGGATTATCACTCTTGTGGGGGCAACTACAGAAAATCCCTTTTATTCACTGGTAAATCCGTTGCTCTCCCGATGCCAGTTATTTGAGCTCCATCCGTTGACGACTAAAGACGTTCGCCTGATGCTGAACCGGGCTCTGGAGGATAGTGAACGCGGCCTGGGAGATAAGAACATCGAAGTAACCGAAGATGCCTTCAATCACTTGGCAGAAATGGCCGGGGGCGATATCCGAAATGCGCTTAATGCGCTGGAGGTTGCCGTCCTTTCCAGTACCCCGGAAGATGACGGCAAGATTACCATCAGCCTGGAAGTAGCCAAAGAGAGTATCCAGCGGCGAAATGTGCGCTACGACCGAACCGGGGACGAGCATTATCATTATGCCTCTGCCTTTATCAAATCCATGCGCGGTTCTGATCCCGATGCATCCTTGTACTGGATGAATGCCATGCTGGAAGGCGGAGATGATCCGAATTTTATTTTCAGGCGCATGTTCATTTTTGCCAGTGAGGATGTGGGGCTTGCCGAGCCGAATGCCATCACCATTGTCAACTCCTGCCAGGAGGCTTTTATGAAGTGTGGCATGCCGGAGGGGATGTATTTTCTGTCGCATGCGTGTTTGTATTTGAGTCAGTGCCCGAAGAGTAACAGCACCAAAGCTATTTTTGAGGTGAACCGGGAAATCAGCGATCGGGGAGTTAAGGATATTCCACCCTATCTGAAAGACAAAACGGCCAATAAGAAAGGGGCAAAATATCTGGGTGTTGAGAATGCTTCCGAGAACTATAAATATCCACACAGCCACCCGAATAATTGGGTTGATCAACAGTATCTGCCGGACGATTTAAAAGACAAGAAATGGTACGAGGCCGGCACCCAGGGCAGAGAAGCCTTGCTGTGGAAAAAATGGCAGGAGATAAAAAACCAAAAGCCGGAAAAATAA
- a CDS encoding FAD-binding domain-containing protein codes for MKNINSYRKFKRNDKEVNPEGEYILYWMQVNRRFQYNYALEYAVALSNKYEKPLLIYEGLNVDYPWASDRLHTFIMQGMKENLDYARQHNLNYYSYLEPEPKAGNGLFYKLADHAAAIVSDEYPVFIIRTHNEKVADKVDVPYVTIDSNGIIPLGITDKDPYSAYLFRKVMQEHFLEAYTHPPRQNPVDDLEIQENVELPDAFLKKYPPADEKLENIEQTVSELAIDHSVKPADSDGTRQAALGKLGHFVAHNLHQYDDKRNDPDAKASSGLSPWLHFGKISEYEIVKTVLDHQPEGWDLDSITPNNGKNSGFFNGDPNIESFLDEVITWREVGFHYAHHRPDYDQFESLPNWVKKTTSKHEGDEREWIYSLEEFEQSQTHDEIWNAAQTELRETGVMHNYLRMLWGKKIIEWTPDYRTALDYMIELNNKYALDGRDPNSYSGIFWCFGRFDRAWQERPIFGKLRYMTSDSTRKKVKLKQYLDKFGNQKSLL; via the coding sequence ATGAAAAACATCAACAGCTATCGAAAGTTTAAGCGCAACGACAAGGAAGTGAACCCGGAGGGAGAGTATATCTTGTATTGGATGCAGGTCAACCGCCGGTTTCAGTACAACTACGCCCTTGAGTATGCCGTCGCGCTTTCCAACAAATATGAAAAGCCCCTGCTAATTTACGAGGGATTGAATGTGGATTATCCCTGGGCATCCGACCGCCTGCATACCTTCATCATGCAAGGGATGAAGGAAAACCTCGATTATGCAAGGCAGCATAACCTGAACTACTACAGCTACCTGGAGCCGGAGCCCAAAGCCGGTAACGGGCTTTTTTACAAGTTGGCTGATCATGCCGCTGCCATTGTTTCGGATGAATACCCGGTTTTCATCATCCGGACACATAACGAGAAAGTAGCTGATAAGGTTGATGTCCCGTACGTCACCATCGATTCCAACGGCATCATTCCGCTGGGAATTACCGACAAGGACCCCTATTCAGCCTACCTTTTCCGAAAAGTAATGCAGGAGCATTTTCTGGAAGCCTATACTCATCCTCCCAGACAAAATCCGGTGGATGATTTGGAGATTCAGGAGAATGTGGAGTTACCGGATGCCTTCCTCAAGAAATATCCCCCCGCAGATGAGAAGCTGGAAAATATTGAGCAAACGGTATCAGAACTGGCTATTGACCATTCGGTTAAACCGGCTGATTCAGACGGAACCCGGCAGGCTGCTTTAGGGAAATTGGGGCATTTTGTAGCGCATAATCTCCATCAATATGACGATAAACGTAACGACCCGGATGCAAAGGCTTCCAGTGGATTGAGTCCGTGGCTGCACTTTGGAAAAATCAGCGAGTATGAAATCGTGAAAACGGTGCTTGATCACCAGCCGGAAGGGTGGGACCTGGATTCCATCACCCCTAACAACGGAAAGAACTCGGGCTTTTTTAACGGAGACCCAAACATCGAAAGTTTTTTGGATGAAGTGATTACCTGGCGGGAAGTTGGCTTTCATTATGCGCATCACCGCCCGGATTATGATCAATTTGAAAGTTTACCGAATTGGGTTAAAAAAACCACCTCGAAACATGAGGGGGACGAACGGGAATGGATCTATTCTTTGGAGGAATTTGAGCAGTCCCAAACGCATGATGAAATCTGGAATGCAGCCCAAACCGAACTCCGTGAAACCGGGGTGATGCATAATTATCTTCGGATGCTGTGGGGAAAGAAAATCATAGAATGGACACCGGATTACCGCACGGCACTGGATTACATGATTGAGCTCAATAATAAATATGCGCTGGATGGCCGGGACCCCAATAGCTATTCCGGAATTTTCTGGTGCTTTGGTCGCTTTGACCGCGCCTGGCAGGAACGCCCTATCTTCGGTAAGCTTCGATATATGACGAGCGATTCAACCCGTAAAAAGGTGAAGCTGAAGCAGTATTTGGATAAGTTTGGGAATCAGAAATCATTATTGTAG
- a CDS encoding cryptochrome/photolyase family protein, with protein sequence MSRTYLTHIDSSIKQEDLRNHQKAVFILHDQLNLDAWPSRVREEKPLLIFIESAKKGNSLPYHKKKLIYLLSSMRHFALECADAGFPVLYHSTEKHYDEGLKDILSQNPGLELTYMTPSEWDSRERLRQVQSAYEERVQEIPNNFFLADAEEYKEKVADGWVMEYFYREMRRKTGYLMNGDQPEGGEWNYDEENREKLPKGHRIPEIAETEVDDVTREVIDMVEDWFPDHFGKSEDFTYAVTRRQALYRLNEFIDERLDEFGPYEDAMAHGEYDLFHSHLSLYMNNGLILPKEACDKAEEAYEKGSARLNSVEGFIRQIIGWREYVRIYYEGMMPEVRDVNHFNFTKKLPEMYWTGETKMNCMSECLKPVIEKGFSHHIPRLMVLSNFSNLTETDPRELNRWFHLAYVDAYEWVVLPNVLGMSTFADGGVLASKPYVSSGNYINKMSDYCKHCEYKISKKTGDDACPFNYLYWNFIDKQRETFTQNGRANFMVNMFDKKSEEDKKAIWESSEEFIDRLH encoded by the coding sequence ATGAGCCGTACATATTTAACTCACATAGATTCATCTATAAAGCAGGAAGATCTGCGAAACCATCAAAAGGCTGTGTTTATTTTGCATGATCAGCTGAATCTGGATGCCTGGCCAAGCCGGGTTCGTGAAGAAAAACCCTTGCTGATATTTATAGAGTCAGCTAAGAAGGGGAATTCCCTGCCCTATCATAAAAAGAAATTGATTTACCTGCTGAGCAGCATGCGGCACTTTGCCCTTGAATGTGCCGATGCCGGATTTCCGGTGCTCTATCATTCCACAGAAAAACATTATGATGAGGGGCTGAAGGATATCCTTTCACAAAATCCCGGGTTGGAATTGACCTATATGACTCCTTCCGAATGGGATTCAAGAGAGCGACTTCGGCAGGTTCAATCGGCGTATGAAGAACGGGTGCAGGAAATCCCCAACAACTTTTTCCTTGCAGATGCCGAGGAATACAAGGAGAAAGTAGCCGATGGCTGGGTGATGGAATATTTCTACCGCGAAATGCGCCGAAAGACCGGCTACTTGATGAATGGTGATCAGCCCGAAGGCGGCGAATGGAATTATGATGAAGAGAATCGCGAGAAACTTCCCAAAGGTCACCGGATTCCTGAGATAGCGGAGACGGAAGTGGATGATGTAACCCGGGAAGTGATCGATATGGTGGAAGATTGGTTTCCTGATCATTTCGGAAAGAGCGAAGACTTTACATATGCGGTTACCCGCCGGCAGGCTTTATACCGTCTCAACGAATTCATTGATGAACGGCTGGATGAATTCGGGCCGTACGAGGATGCGATGGCTCATGGTGAATACGATCTGTTTCATTCGCACTTGTCTTTATATATGAACAACGGACTTATTCTCCCCAAAGAAGCCTGCGATAAAGCAGAAGAGGCCTATGAAAAGGGGAGTGCCCGGTTAAATTCAGTTGAAGGTTTTATTCGACAGATTATAGGCTGGCGGGAATATGTACGAATTTACTATGAAGGAATGATGCCGGAAGTTCGGGATGTTAATCACTTCAATTTCACCAAAAAGCTGCCGGAGATGTATTGGACGGGAGAGACCAAGATGAACTGTATGAGCGAGTGCCTGAAGCCGGTGATAGAAAAAGGTTTTTCCCATCACATTCCCCGGCTGATGGTACTTAGCAATTTCAGTAATCTTACTGAAACCGACCCGAGAGAACTGAACCGGTGGTTTCACCTGGCCTATGTAGATGCTTACGAATGGGTGGTGCTGCCCAATGTGCTGGGGATGTCAACCTTTGCGGATGGAGGAGTTTTAGCATCCAAGCCGTATGTGAGCAGCGGGAATTACATCAACAAAATGAGCGACTACTGCAAGCATTGCGAATATAAGATCAGCAAGAAAACGGGGGATGATGCCTGTCCTTTTAATTATCTCTACTGGAATTTTATCGACAAGCAACGGGAGACTTTCACTCAAAACGGCCGGGCTAATTTTATGGTGAATATGTTTGATAAGAAATCGGAGGAGGATAAAAAGGCCATTTGGGAAAGCTCGGAGGAATTCATTGATAGGCTACATTAG
- a CDS encoding TIGR00725 family protein produces the protein MDNKRIIGIMGPGSGATDKDLETAFELGKLLAENDYYVLTGGRASGVMEAAMKGAKSAGGTTIGVLPSENGEDQSEFVDIPIKTGMGSARNNINVLTADVVIGVGIGPGTASEIALAIKAQKPILLLNQSPESISFFQKFGYEQLSISESLEEVLGIVDSFKSS, from the coding sequence ATGGACAACAAAAGAATCATCGGAATAATGGGACCCGGTTCAGGGGCAACGGATAAAGATCTTGAAACAGCTTTTGAACTTGGTAAGCTACTGGCTGAAAACGACTACTATGTATTAACCGGCGGGCGGGCTTCGGGTGTAATGGAAGCCGCTATGAAAGGAGCAAAATCGGCCGGTGGAACCACCATAGGAGTCCTGCCTTCCGAGAATGGAGAGGATCAATCCGAATTTGTAGATATCCCCATTAAAACAGGAATGGGTAGTGCACGTAATAACATCAATGTACTTACGGCTGATGTAGTGATCGGGGTTGGTATTGGCCCGGGCACCGCCTCGGAAATTGCTCTGGCTATCAAAGCTCAAAAACCCATCCTTTTACTGAACCAAAGTCCGGAGTCGATTTCCTTCTTCCAGAAATTCGGATATGAACAGTTGAGTATATCCGAGTCATTGGAAGAAGTTTTGGGGATTGTAGATTCTTTTAAGTCTTCCTAA
- a CDS encoding BlaI/MecI/CopY family transcriptional regulator has protein sequence MRKSLTPLGESEMEILHHVWEMGEATVAQVQEEILKERKVAYTTVMTIMKNLNDKGYLKYRKDGVTYVYSARKKPEEVQSSLVSGMIDKVFKGSTSALVQTLVKRENLSEEELKELRDMIDNMEDK, from the coding sequence ATGAGAAAATCATTGACACCCCTTGGAGAATCGGAAATGGAAATCCTGCACCACGTGTGGGAAATGGGGGAAGCTACCGTTGCTCAGGTGCAGGAAGAAATCCTGAAGGAACGTAAAGTAGCTTATACCACCGTCATGACCATCATGAAGAATTTAAACGACAAAGGATATTTAAAGTATCGTAAAGACGGCGTGACCTATGTATACAGCGCCCGTAAAAAGCCGGAAGAGGTGCAGTCGAGCCTGGTATCCGGCATGATTGATAAAGTATTTAAGGGATCAACCTCTGCCCTGGTGCAAACGCTGGTGAAGAGAGAAAACCTCAGCGAGGAGGAACTGAAGGAACTCCGCGACATGATAGACAACATGGAGGACAAGTAA
- a CDS encoding M56 family metallopeptidase, giving the protein MYELTELIKVIGNVSLDTFWFPIMIWTICCALAFLFLKTREKLNPLFHYHLRTAAILSLPLGIAVAAIMSKVPEWFASSNLETAFFIVQNPIEIVPGANPSSAELSVIQWQEPSFFIGAATVLISLISLFMIGRLISSYAALKSLYNNLSLTELQEIPHEIDRTNNKPVKLAFHDHPLVPFTFGWKQPVIVLPKILQHEPEKLDMALQHELIHIKRGDYLLQLALSMIESLFWFHPLIRYGNQEIDTYREISCDQEVLSKSDFSIKSYANLLYELVPLNTGVGKLSVSMAVKNSTLKKRIKTMKYHKLHKASFRQSIFFLFLMILGITLPIACSDLRGPEMASPEELENASYEFRNINMTINGKEVINMEGEAGAASTGLSAFFLNANEYGVFKISPARFDGGVNAGNIDGSKLNFTINEMDVSITSSTPILTGIDKTSVWVQHSPKKTTGFSHGVASANSPLEEYISVHDSEASKKEDYFVVVEQMPKLIGGMASLQSKVEYPETARKAGIEGRVTVQFIVNEQGNVENAQVVRGIGGGADEEALKVVKQVQFTPGYQRGRPVRVQYALSINFKLEDSEFSTPPPPPVKKSEAERNQG; this is encoded by the coding sequence ATGTATGAACTCACCGAACTTATCAAAGTAATTGGTAATGTAAGCCTGGACACCTTTTGGTTTCCCATCATGATTTGGACCATTTGCTGTGCCCTGGCTTTTCTATTTCTGAAAACACGTGAGAAACTGAATCCGCTGTTTCATTATCACCTGAGAACAGCAGCTATCCTTTCCCTGCCGCTGGGCATAGCAGTTGCTGCCATCATGAGTAAAGTGCCGGAATGGTTTGCTTCATCTAACCTGGAGACTGCTTTTTTTATAGTACAAAATCCTATTGAGATAGTACCCGGTGCCAATCCTTCTTCTGCTGAACTATCTGTGATCCAATGGCAGGAACCTTCCTTTTTTATAGGAGCCGCTACCGTTTTAATTAGTCTGATCTCCCTCTTTATGATCGGAAGACTCATCAGTAGTTACGCGGCACTGAAATCTTTATATAACAATTTAAGCCTTACGGAATTGCAGGAAATCCCGCATGAAATTGACCGGACCAATAACAAACCGGTGAAATTGGCTTTTCATGATCATCCGTTGGTTCCATTCACATTTGGATGGAAGCAACCGGTGATTGTCCTTCCAAAAATTCTGCAACATGAACCGGAAAAACTGGACATGGCCCTGCAGCATGAGCTCATCCACATTAAGCGGGGTGATTATTTGCTGCAGCTGGCGTTGTCCATGATCGAATCTCTGTTTTGGTTTCACCCGTTAATCCGATACGGCAACCAGGAGATCGACACCTATCGCGAAATCAGTTGCGATCAGGAGGTACTTTCCAAATCCGATTTCTCCATTAAGTCTTATGCCAATCTCTTGTATGAATTAGTGCCACTCAACACCGGTGTTGGAAAACTCTCGGTGAGTATGGCAGTCAAAAATTCAACACTTAAAAAACGTATTAAGACCATGAAATATCACAAATTACATAAAGCATCGTTCAGGCAAAGCATCTTCTTTCTCTTCCTGATGATTTTAGGGATCACCCTGCCCATCGCCTGCTCTGATTTACGAGGGCCGGAAATGGCTTCGCCTGAAGAACTGGAAAATGCTTCTTACGAATTCAGAAATATCAATATGACAATTAATGGAAAAGAGGTTATAAATATGGAAGGTGAAGCCGGAGCTGCTTCAACCGGACTGAGTGCCTTTTTCCTAAATGCCAATGAATATGGTGTATTTAAAATTTCCCCGGCTCGTTTCGATGGTGGGGTTAATGCCGGAAATATTGATGGTTCTAAACTGAATTTTACTATCAATGAAATGGATGTCAGCATTACTTCAAGTACTCCAATCCTTACCGGGATTGACAAAACTTCGGTATGGGTGCAACATTCTCCTAAGAAAACTACCGGATTCAGTCACGGAGTTGCTTCTGCTAACTCCCCATTAGAAGAGTATATCTCCGTTCATGATAGCGAAGCTTCGAAAAAAGAAGATTACTTTGTGGTAGTCGAACAAATGCCCAAGCTTATTGGCGGTATGGCTTCGTTACAGTCTAAAGTAGAATATCCTGAAACGGCTCGTAAAGCGGGAATTGAGGGCAGAGTTACGGTGCAATTCATCGTAAATGAACAAGGTAATGTAGAAAATGCCCAGGTTGTTCGTGGAATTGGAGGCGGGGCTGATGAGGAAGCCCTTAAGGTTGTCAAACAGGTCCAGTTTACTCCAGGTTACCAACGAGGTCGCCCGGTTCGGGTACAATATGCGCTATCCATTAATTTTAAATTGGAGGACTCAGAGTTTTCGACTCCCCCACCTCCACCCGTTAAAAAATCAGAGGCAGAACGTAACCAAGGATAG
- a CDS encoding PspC domain-containing protein, with product MPAKLRKSRTDKMLAGVCGGFAEYLGWDPTLVRIIFAIILVSSFGTAVLAYFILAIVMPD from the coding sequence ATGCCAGCTAAATTAAGAAAATCAAGAACAGACAAAATGCTTGCCGGCGTTTGCGGAGGTTTTGCTGAGTATCTCGGATGGGACCCAACACTTGTCCGTATTATTTTTGCTATTATCCTCGTTTCCAGTTTCGGGACGGCTGTACTGGCTTATTTTATTCTTGCCATTGTAATGCCCGACTGA
- a CDS encoding SDR family oxidoreductase — protein MFKEDTLSGQTILITGGGSGLGLSMAKGFARCGANIAICGRTEKKLEKAVKEIEKEGEGIVARYYQCDVRDYDGVTTMFEQIIDNFGAITGLVNNAAGNFLSASEDLSPGGFKAVVDIVLHGSFNCTHVFGNYLIDNEKEGNILNMVTTYAEGTGCAFVLPSACSKAGVLAMTRSLAFEWATYGIRLNAIAPGPFPTEGAWSRLVPKKVLEKNFKNKIPAKRYGEHEELANLAIFLMSDLAPYITGECVVIDGGERLQAGQFNFVDGLMSRSKLKKLFKAMKP, from the coding sequence ATGTTCAAAGAAGACACGCTATCAGGACAAACAATCTTAATTACAGGTGGGGGCAGTGGCTTGGGGCTTTCTATGGCTAAGGGTTTTGCCCGATGCGGAGCAAATATTGCCATCTGTGGGCGTACGGAAAAGAAGCTGGAAAAGGCCGTCAAGGAAATAGAAAAAGAAGGGGAAGGGATTGTAGCACGTTATTATCAATGTGATGTACGAGATTATGATGGTGTAACAACGATGTTTGAACAAATCATAGACAATTTTGGAGCTATTACCGGTTTAGTGAACAATGCAGCCGGGAATTTCCTTTCCGCTTCGGAGGACCTTTCACCAGGTGGATTTAAAGCCGTGGTAGATATTGTCCTTCATGGCAGCTTCAACTGTACGCATGTGTTCGGTAATTACTTGATCGATAATGAAAAAGAGGGGAATATTCTGAATATGGTAACCACCTATGCCGAAGGTACAGGTTGTGCTTTTGTGTTACCCTCAGCCTGTAGTAAAGCGGGAGTGTTAGCGATGACTCGTTCCCTGGCCTTTGAATGGGCTACATACGGAATCCGATTAAATGCCATAGCCCCCGGCCCTTTTCCTACCGAGGGCGCCTGGTCAAGATTGGTGCCTAAGAAAGTGTTGGAGAAGAATTTTAAGAATAAGATTCCTGCAAAAAGATATGGCGAGCATGAAGAGCTCGCCAATCTTGCAATCTTTCTTATGTCTGATCTCGCTCCCTATATAACCGGGGAATGTGTGGTTATTGATGGAGGAGAAAGGCTTCAGGCCGGACAGTTTAATTTTGTGGACGGATTAATGTCGCGCAGTAAACTGAAAAAATTATTTAAAGCAATGAAGCCTTAG
- a CDS encoding thiolase family protein yields MREAYIVAAARTACGKANKGSLRFTRPDSMGGAVVKDLLNRTKGLKAEQVEDVIMGCAFPEASQGLNVARQIALLGGLPDSVPGVTVNRFCSSGLQTIAMAAERIMAGGADVIIAGGVESMSLVPMGGMSVQPNPELVDDKPGVYVSMGITAENVADKYEVSREDQDQFAYRSHQRAIKAWEDGKFDSQITPVEVHEKKVTADGEVVEESFTFKQDEGPRKDTSVEALSGLRPVFKNGGSVTAGNSSQMNDAAAGVVVMSGEMVEKLGLEPMARYVGFQVAGVAPEIMGIGPIEAVPKVLNKTGLKLSDIDLIELNEAFASQSLAVISELGLDQEITNVNGGAIAMGHPLGCTGAKLTTQILYEMKERNSKYGLVTMCIGGGMGAAGIFENL; encoded by the coding sequence ATGAGAGAAGCATATATCGTTGCAGCAGCTCGAACAGCTTGTGGGAAAGCCAATAAGGGATCCCTGCGGTTTACCCGGCCAGATTCAATGGGAGGGGCAGTTGTTAAAGATTTACTTAATCGAACCAAAGGACTCAAAGCTGAACAGGTTGAAGATGTTATAATGGGTTGTGCCTTTCCGGAGGCGTCACAGGGACTAAATGTGGCCCGACAGATCGCTTTGTTGGGTGGATTGCCAGACTCAGTTCCGGGTGTTACCGTAAACCGGTTTTGTTCCTCGGGGTTGCAAACCATTGCTATGGCAGCAGAACGTATCATGGCCGGTGGCGCTGATGTGATCATTGCCGGAGGAGTAGAATCCATGAGCCTGGTTCCTATGGGAGGCATGTCGGTTCAACCCAACCCGGAGTTGGTTGATGATAAGCCGGGCGTGTATGTAAGCATGGGTATCACGGCTGAAAATGTAGCCGATAAGTACGAAGTCAGCCGGGAAGATCAGGATCAATTTGCCTACCGAAGTCATCAGCGGGCGATAAAAGCCTGGGAAGATGGAAAATTTGACAGCCAAATCACTCCTGTAGAAGTCCATGAAAAGAAAGTAACGGCTGATGGGGAAGTAGTAGAGGAATCATTCACCTTTAAACAGGATGAAGGCCCCAGAAAAGATACTTCGGTTGAGGCACTATCGGGACTGCGGCCTGTGTTTAAAAATGGAGGAAGTGTTACGGCTGGTAATTCATCACAAATGAATGATGCCGCTGCCGGTGTAGTCGTTATGAGTGGAGAGATGGTTGAGAAGCTTGGCCTGGAACCTATGGCCAGGTACGTTGGATTTCAGGTTGCCGGTGTGGCCCCGGAAATCATGGGCATAGGACCGATTGAAGCTGTTCCAAAAGTACTGAACAAAACCGGATTGAAATTATCGGACATTGATTTGATAGAACTTAATGAAGCTTTTGCTTCACAGTCGCTGGCGGTAATTAGTGAGCTTGGGTTAGATCAGGAAATCACAAACGTAAATGGCGGAGCTATAGCCATGGGGCACCCGCTTGGTTGTACCGGGGCTAAGTTGACCACACAGATTCTCTACGAGATGAAAGAACGCAATTCAAAATATGGATTGGTTACCATGTGTATAGGCGGCGGAATGGGTGCTGCCGGTATTTTTGAAAATCTTTAA
- a CDS encoding four helix bundle protein: MNKYKNLEIWKRSVDLATEVYSATKSFPKEEKYGITSQMRRCAVSVPSNIAEGAGREGKKEFKYFLHIAYGSIYELETQLLIANNLGYLKDEDHSKLSAEIDEIQKMIYVFANKLNNK, from the coding sequence ATGAACAAATATAAGAACTTAGAGATTTGGAAAAGGTCGGTAGATCTGGCTACAGAGGTTTACTCAGCTACAAAGTCATTCCCAAAGGAAGAGAAGTATGGTATTACATCTCAGATGAGGAGGTGTGCTGTGTCAGTACCTTCCAACATTGCAGAGGGTGCTGGTAGAGAAGGTAAAAAAGAGTTTAAATATTTTTTACACATCGCATATGGATCCATCTATGAGTTAGAAACACAGTTACTGATTGCTAATAATCTTGGTTATCTAAAAGATGAAGATCATTCTAAGCTATCAGCAGAGATCGATGAAATTCAGAAAATGATTTACGTATTTGCAAATAAACTTAATAATAAATGA